The genomic region AGACAGCAATCTATTTCTCTGTAATTTTTTAACCACTTACAACCAAAACCACAATACCATTAAAACAATACTGGAGAAACATTGGCACATCCTAAGAAGGGATCCTATACTGAATCAAATTATTCCAAAGGTTCCCCGCCTAACCTATAACCTATAGAAGAGTGCGGAGCCTGAAAAACATCTTTTTGCAGCTAGCAAATTAAGATCAactaatggtccaactaaaaatCAGGATTCCTCTATTCCTAAAGGCAGCCATAAATGCGTCCATTCAAGATGTTTGTGTTGCAGAATGATCTGTCGGAAATCAATCTTTCAAAGCCGAAGCAGTggtgaatcctttcccatttctAGCAATTTGAACTGTGAATCCTCTTACGTAATTTACTTATTAGAATGCCTGTGTCATTTACAGTATGTCAGTTGCAGCATACAAACATTACGTAACAGAGTTAATAAGCACCGGTCAAATATAAAGAAACAATACCTCAAACACAGTGTCTCAGGACATGCAGCGCTTCATCATGAGGGGAGTTCATGCGGCTTTACTGTCATACCTATTGAACAAATACCAGCGCACCTAaaagaaatgttttggatatataaaataaaacgcCTTAGTCCTTATGAAGCCTTTGAGATAAACCTAAAAAATCTGTCTTTTCCCTTccattatatatttttgtggcCTTTTACACCAAAAGATTAAATAGAGTTTccgtacagtatattatattcaGGACCCCTACTCCCTCATATATCTGAAACATTCTTCTTTTAAATTATtagtttgtattttattattttaatatcctGTCATGTCAAATTCAAATTTCTCCCTATTTTACCTACCCGTGATGTAAAATTGCTCCCTATTTTACTTATCTTAGGGCTAATTGCCCCCAGTTTTGAAAAAATTCctaaaaaattctaattttaatatCTTGTCATTTAAATCCGTTCTGTTGTTTACTTTTTGGGGCTAATTGtccaatatatttattatcaGTCTTTTAAGTCACTCTTATTTTATTTACAGTGTTATTCTATTATTTATTCTTAGTTCTGGTAGCAATCATATGCCCCCATTCAGATAACCAATGCCAGCTTTGATATATTTAACTTCTCCCCTCACAGCCCGGAGCTGGGAGTACTGCTAACAATAGCAACCAAGAGCAGAAGCGTTCCGGTTACCTTGACAACAAGCCACATCACCGCAAGACTGCGATCATGTCTGCGAGTAAGCGCTGGCACATAATGCTGACATCACAGAGGTAGTGTCCTGCTCACCATGGAGATGGGTCACGTGGTCACGCCTTTCCGATCACGTGTCCTTTCTCCCATCAGCATAAGAAATGAAtaggccggtgttctgccagatctctatagATTGctgaaagtctatagcggaagtcaCGTGGTGCGCTGCACAAGCGCACTTCCACGAATCATCCCTGCAGCCTCCATTGAAGTACTTTGTGCACCGCACGTGCTTACAATTAAGGGTATATTGAcctcttaaagtgacagtcatctccaGTAAAATACAGCATCTACATTAATTTTTTACAATATGTATGTTTACTGCTATTTAAATGACACCTAGTGATAACCCCTCCCATTGAGGGCGGTACACAGGTgcaattttttggtgttttttttttttacttctctttTACTATAAATATCTACCCCTATGTACTTTTacctaacctgatgaaggggaactgttTGTCCccgaaatgtgttgtttatatgtATATGCGCTTTCTTTGAATAAAAGAAACATCTAACTTGAAGTTCTACGACCGTCTCCATCAGTGAATTTGCGCCACCGCAGTATTTTCTTTGTGACAACGACTCTCTAGGGGATTGGACACCCTTTCCAGGAGAGACCTTTCCTGCGGCTGCATCTTCATTAGAGTTGGGCCTATTATTAGCACAACTCAATAAGGTGAGTCTTTCTCCTTTCTTAATATCTCAACTTGCccgaacatactaccctattgtgcgcccctttACTCTCTCCCGCATCATTCCACTTGAGGTTTGAGTGGGGGCTAGAGACGTCCTCTCCTACAACAACCTTCTCAAccagtgactctcccagttttactccccctaggacatatgctgCATGCAGACTATTAgtccccatgtgcataactttacatttatctatagTGAAACTCATTTGCCACCTCAAGTGGAGGCCCAAACAGTAGGTTTTTCCAAGTCATCTTGTACCTTATTAACATCCTCCATAGACTGCACCATATTACAAAGTTGCTAAAAAGAACAATAATATGTCCCTCATTGGCtttcaatcagtaatatgtacccCCATATTGTGGTACTGAGAAAAGTAAGCTAAACTAGTCAGTCAGTcagtgggaaaataaaaaaaatgatggatcTTGAAGTGCTatgattaaaaagaaaaaaagaaaaaaaaaacaatattctgAGGCTGAAAAgataaatttgcaatattttcagGCAACTATAGGGGGGGCTGCAGAGTCACTTGGCGTCCCAGTCTGACACTATGGGTAATAATGAACAATTTATACCTATACAATGGAATATCTGACAGCCTTCCTTCAGATGTAAAGACAAATCCAGCCAGCGCTAGCTGCTACAGGTCAGCGTTGCTGCGGGGAGGAGTGAAACTCCACGAGGTCAAAAGTGAAAGTAAATCCCGGCAACTGCTTGGATATGCTGAATCTTcttctttttatttcttattttatataAGAGGTAACAACAACGTGTTTCGGCAAactgcctttttcaacaggtacaTTCAACATATGttacatagatatatatagacaAATCAATTGCAGGTGCAAGTGACGTCATCCACCCACTAATAGAGGGGTATTCACTACCCACCAATCAATCGCCTACTTTCTATTCATCAAGAAGAGCACCAGAGAGTAAAGGATACCCAGTGCCAGAGAATAAAGATCAGCGTTGGATACGTTGGATACATTGTAGCCAAGAGGTTTAAACCGTGATTATGAGGTTGCTCGACTGTAATTTATGGTATTACTAATGATAtgtgtttctttctttctctctctttttttctatTTAGACACAGCAGACTCGCTGATCTTTATTCTCTGGCACTGGGTATCCTTTACTCTCTGGTGCTCCTCTTGATGAATAGAAAGTAGGTGATTGATTGGTGGGTAGTGAATACCCCTCTATTAGTGGGTGGATGACGTCACTTGCACCTGTAATTgatttgtctatatatatatctatgtaacacatgttgaatgtacctgttgaaaaaggcagtGTGCCGAAACGCGTTGTTGTTACCTCTTAtagaaaataagaaataaaaagaagATTCAGCATATCCAAGCAGTTGCCGGGATTTACTTTCCTTCAGATGTACACATCAGGAATCATAAGGGCCCTATTAGAAAAAACGATTTTCAGGCTCACTTTTTAGTAGGAACACTATTTCTCAATAATTGGCCTGTATAATTGTGCCTCTGATcagccaataaacaagcaaaTGCTCCTTAGTTAGCTCATTTGCATCTTTCAACAGGATAAAAGACGTACAATGATCAGGCAGCACATCTCCCTTTTTAATCAGGAATGTGCTGCTGATAATAGAACTGAATGAGAGAGGAACAACTGAGTTCCTCCAGCATTCACTTTGCATCAGACTGTATTGTTCATCTGTGCCTATCCCGCTGAAACATCAGGCTGTCTAATCAAATCAACACATATCTTGAAAGCGTTAATAATGAATTGTGAAAAGAGACTAAGGTAATACTATATGCTATAGGTTTCAGCTGTCATTGGTGCTAAAACTCTAAGCAAACTAAATGAGATGTATCTTTCATAACTGTAGTTTAATTATTGGCACTGTCTTTTCTATCTGGTTCTCATTCTTTGGTTCAAGCAGTATTTTTTGAATTTTAATAGCATACAGCAtcaaaataattacatttatagtCAGTATAATTTACATTAACAGGATATGTGAACATATAGATATAATTTCCAGCAATGTTAAAATAAAGGGCTAACATGTTTTAGTCACAGAAAATATCTCTTTCTTTCAGGTCTCATTGTACTTGCTGCAATTACTCCAGAGTCGTCCATGGACTCAGGGCATGAAACAAACTCCTCAGAACTCACTGATGGTTCAGAGATGGTGACAGCTATAAAACCACATCACAACACTGCCTATTTCCTGGCCCATCACCTTAACAAAGAGAGTCTGCTTTCTCGAAAAGATCTCCCATTTAAAATTCAGACGTGTGCAGCTCAGGctgtcctctcctctccttaCTCTTTAGCTCGCTTAGACACTAGCCCTCTGTTGAAGCCTGCAATTTTACAACAGCATTTTACAGGAGCAGATCAGCAACAAAATTTAACAGACGCAATTTCAAATACACTGTTTAACTTCCATAGTGAAGTATCCACGCCTACATCCCCTGAAAAATTTCGGGATGACACTTGTTTGATGACACCCATAAGTTCCACAAAAATCCCACAGAATGTTTCAAAATATAATTCTGATCCTTCCTCAGCTATCATACAAAGCTCTTCTGAAGGAACATCATCATCTCCAGCAGAAAAAAGCCACAAGAATAGCTCTATGTTTCAAAAAGACAGAGATATTGAGGAAGGTAGCCTGTGTGATTGTCAATTATCACAAGCAGAGCCTTCTTCAGTAACACTGGGTGAACCAAGCAGTGGGGGACATGATGTACTTCACAATTCCCCAACAGATGATGAGAGGCTCCATGCAAAAGCTTGCTCTGTCAAGACTCCAGAGGAGCAGCTTCAAAGCCAAAAGATAATAGAAAAAAATGAGATAACCAAATCATATGTAGAAAATATAGTTTCACCAAAGCTGGGCAAAAGGAAGCAAGAACCAACTGAAAAAACTCTCAAAACAGAGCAAATCCCTTCTGTCTCCAACAGCTTTGTGCATGCACGAGACAATACAAAAATAACAACCAAATCAGACACTGACATAGCAACACCCTTAAGAATACCAGAAAAAGTGCCTACTCCAATTCAGCTGGAAGATTGCGATGCACCAGCTAAACCAAGAGCACGAGCCCCCTTCAAGTTGCGGAAACTATTTTCTGCAACATTCCCTACTCGTATGAGAAGAGAAACAGATGAGCGTCAAGCACAGCTGCTTAAGGTTAAGCAGTATGAAATGGAGTTCCTTGAAGAATTGCTTAAGCCACAGGGAAAAGTAAATGCACAACACCATGATGTTCCTGGCTCATTGGTACCTGGGCGCTGCCCATGTCAGGTACGTAGCAGCCCTCTACAAAAAGTACCAGGGATGTCTCGTGAACAAAGGCGTAGCTGTGATTGTAAACGTATTATAAGAGGTATACGTGCCCCACCTAACCCTTTTCTAGAACCGGAACTAAGGAGCAGGTCAAGAGTCTCTGGCTCAGGTCTTACAGGTATTAGACTTGTCCGGTCTTCAAGTCTTGAGTCtcacaaaacagaaaaaatgtCTCCAGGTATTAACACTTCCGCAGCAGATAGTGAGAGCAATATGCATTATACAAAGTTGCCACAAATGTCTAATAGAACTGATGGAAATAAAAAGGAAGCTCCCTACAACCCTCATCCTACTAAATCACAGAAGAAAGACAGTGATTCTTCCATACTTAAAAGCAAGCTGTTAGATACATCAGGGAGCAGGGAGGAACCAAAGACTCCAGTTATTCTGCCACGGCAAGGAGATACTATTTCTGTCCAAACCAAGTTGCCTGGAGAGGAAGGGtctattacagaggaaaaatgttgCTCTTTTCGGCATTGCTTTAATTGCCGTAGATGCTTATCTGCAGATGAAAACAATGATAAGGATGAATTATCTTACTCTATTCCCATGCAGATCCTTCCAGGAATGCATATAAATTCTGATAACACACCTGTTGTAAGTCAGACTCTTCAAGTACTGGATGCTACTGCATGTAGTGGCCCTGAAGATATTCAAACACAAGAGATTGATCTCCGGACTGCCACTTTTGAGGGAAGTCTTGCTAAAGTTAATGCATTACGTGGACGTAGTTATTCCCTACCTGATGGCTTCATATCTGTTCAACTTGACACCAGTGAACTTCTAACAGTTTTGCGCCAGTGCCTAGTGAGCACTGAGACGGCTGCACCGAAGCTTAATTCAGTGCATCTAGGTAAACACAAACAAGAGCTAACATTGCGATTTAAAGAATTCAGGGCATCTTGCAGAAGAATGGCTGGAGTTGATAAGAATCCAGAGCACATGCTGATTGCAGTGACGTCTAGCTTCCAGGTCCTTTGTGGCTTGATTGAGACTTTTGTAAAACTGATCTTTGTGATCCAATCAGACAGTCAACGTCAGGAACTGTTAAGCAAAGTAGAAGAAGTAGTGAGAAATTATACATTCTTGCTTAGAGCAGCAGAGGAATCCAGTGCTCGGACAATTGGGCATAGTCACACTGTAGTAGGCCAGTTAGCCAAGCAAAGTGCTACAGTGGCTACAGCAGTTAGCACCTTTTCCCGTTCGCTAAAAACTCTAATGAATAAGTAGTGTTTGTGActgaaaaacaagaaaaatatccATTTGGAAACTACCAGCCTTAATATGCATATGGGAAAAATCATTGGATGATAGATTATGAAGTCCTTATAACTGCATATTATTGATAAAGTTCATCAAAGTTAATTGATGAATAGTATTATGTGTTACTATGCTATGCCAAGACATCTGACTATAAAACTGCAAAAACAGTATTGCCTCTATGTACATAGCTACCATTCCACTGTGATTTTCTTAGTTCCACACCTATTCCTTTCCAATAATTAGGGATTTATGTATGTAAAATCCCAAAATAATAGGGAAAGTGAGTGGAACATGCATATTTCCCCCTTAGAGCATAAGCATaggccaaaaatatatatatatataatctagtaTACATtagataaaatatataatatatctaatatataacaGAAGTGTTTTAAATTAGTCTATTTTTCTActaatatacactgaacaaaatataaacacaacactttcggttttgctcccattttgcatgagctgaactcaaagatttgaaatattttctacatacacaaaagaccagattactctcaaatattgttcacaaatctgtataaatctgtgttagtgagcacttctcctttgccgagataatccatcccacctcacaggtgtggcaaatcaaaggtgctgattagacagcatgaatattgcacaggtgtgccttagactgcccacaataaaggcCACtctgggtgacatgtccggtgagtatgctagccatgcaagaactgggatgttttcaacttccaggaattgtgtacagatccttgcaatatggggccgtgcattatcatgctgcaacatgaggtgatggtcgtggatgaatggcacaacaatgggcctcaggatcttgtcacggTAACTCTGTGCTAGGTTGTGTTTCTGTACTAGTTAACTGACATACAATCTTTAATACAGATGTTTACAGAGTGATATATTAGAAACTGTCCATAAACTAGAGGTTTTAGATATCCCCAAAATTGCCGATTTAGCCATTTTAATGCTGACTATTGCCACATTATGGAGATAGAAAAGATGCATCACtaatgtatggccacctttacaaTCAATAAAGAAACGCTGCGGCACTTCCGTGAATGTGCTTTTATTCACCCGGTAtcatgcaacgtttcagtcctctcagtGGGACTATTCTCAAGCAGTGGTTACAAAGTAATAGTGCTCAATACACATATAAATAGTGACTCCATCATTAAGAGGCAATTAAAATAATTAAGAAATAACTGTGataaaaatgtcaaaaatagTGTTGTATTAAAACAAGTGCTGACCATGAACAATTCATTGACATACACCAATGTATTTTACATTCATACAAGTTATTATGTGCAAATAATGTGATCAAATATACAATTCTATATTAATAAGATAATTAAAAACACCTGTATACAACCAGTGCTCTAAGTATAGAATCACTTACAGCTGATGGGAAGGAAGGGAGAATATTAACTGCCCAGACGGCTGATGGGAGCCTAGGAAGTCTATACCAGAATAATGAAATGGAAAGAATACCAATGCGATAGGTGACTGTCTATGCCAAGTTCGACACAGGGTCATCCAAAGCAAAGGTAAATGTCCCTCATGTCGTTTATTACACGAGGGCCATCAGAAGCAAAAAAGTGTGAGTACCACCGTAGTCACGGCAGGACACTCACATTTTAGGAGGATCAGTGTCATATAATGGAAAACCAAGGTCCACCTCTTGTCAAAGAAGCAAACCGTATGGAATCCTTAGTAAAGATAAAGTGAAAAGAGTACAATCACGATGGGTGGTTTTCCTATGCCCATATCTGACACAGGATCAACAGCCCatagtaaaataaataagaaaataaatactgATCCAAACAGCAAACTcgcagcatcagcatcagtgcTGTTTGGATCAGTActtattttcttatttattttactatGGGCTATCGTGAATATCGTGAATATAAAATACATTGGTGTATGTCAATGAATTGTTCATGGTCAGCACTTGTTTTAATGCAAcactatttttttacatttttatcacatttatttctttattatgtTAATTGCCTCACAATGTAACCACTACTTGAGAATAGTCCCACTGAGAAGACTGAAGCGTCGCATGATACCGGGGGAATAAACGCACATTCGCGGAAGTGCTGCagagtttctttatttttggGCTTGAGGGATCGCCCTTCAGCCTCTGGCACGCCAGCATTTGCTTGATTTACAGCGGTGCTCCCTGATTTATTTATTCTTGCCCCTTTAAAATCAGTCATCTACAATAACTTTGAAGTACAAGCCTTCAGTATGTTTGAAATTTAGGAAATATATGCATATAACTGGATAATACTCATGTCCCAATAGTACATCAGTTGTTTTTAGTTTTCCTATATTggtaaaaatatacagtacatacagttcAACTTTTCTATATAATGTGAACATGTAAAGTATCACATGAAGGGTAGCTTGATTCCTTTCATATCCAAGCTTCTTGATTTGATAGGAGAAAAGATTAATGTCCAGCCAAAAGCTTATGCACCTAATCTAAAACTTCTGTAGTAAGCCTTTTCTGTATAACTGTAGTAGGTTTAATATAAATATGCTTAGATTCCATAATATAATCTCATCCAGACCTCCTGACACAGTTATTCATTAAAGAATCACAGAAAACAGGTTCATGTAAACTGACAGAATATGTAtgttaaagaaaagaaaaattaatTACATTTTGCCCTGATGCAAATGGTCCTTTTATGACTCCATACCACATATGCATTGACCATAGCCATAGTAGGACATCCGTAGATTTGGGCTCTACTTTAAGTTATGACTTCCTTTATGTGGAAATATCCCCAAGTTTTTATTGCCAAGTCAGACTGAAAAAATGTGTCATGACCCACCAAATCATATCATATTATGGAACTATTCTTTCCTACAACAATTGATTATAAGaagagcaccgctgatttatggAGTCCTCTGCTTTTAAAAGATATGTGCAACACAGTTGAAAATATAAATATGACCATCTTTGGTTTTGCTCTCACAAAAGTATGAAAAGTTTATAGATAATATTTAGTACTTGCTTACACATACGTAGTCCTATGGCTAGGATACAGACCATATATTTCTGAATTGCCTCTTTAGTTAAATGCACTGTGGTGTGACATTTCAGCAAATGTTGTATTATATTAtctctatatttatttttatcacaATTCCTCATTATCTAAAAGGTgagccatttttttctttattttacactgtgtaaTGGGAAGAAGAAAGGTGCTCGTAGGGTGTGTGAGTTAGGTATTAGAGTCACTTCAAATATGTAGGGGGAAAGAGTTTACTCTTGTGTCAGTAAGTCGGGTAgttctacagtgccttgcaaaagtattcaccgtCCCCCCTTGagttgtattttggtgcctcacaacctagaattaacatgaattgtttgatgatttgcatcatttaatttacagctcatgcccacaactttgaagattttttttatttatttattgtgaagcaaaaaacaaataggacaaaataacagaaaaagtcaatgtgcataattattcacaccctaaagtcaatactttgtagagccaccttttgcggcaatcacagctccaagtcgctttggataagtctctatgagcttgccacatcttaccactgggatttttgcccattcctccttgcaaaactgctcgagctccttcaagttggatggtttgcgcttgtgaacagcaatctttaagtctgaccacagattttctactggattgagatctgggctttgactaggccattccaacacatttacatgtttccccttaaaccagttaagtgttgctttagcagtgtgtttggggtcattgtcctgctggaaggtgaacctctgtcctagcctcaaatcacacacagagtggtacaggtttttttcaagaatatccctgtatttagcaccatccatctttccttcaactctgaccagtttcccagtcccggctgctgaaaaacatccccacagcatgatgttgccaccaccatgtttcactgtggggatggagTTCTttaggtgatgtgatgtgttaagt from Bufo gargarizans isolate SCDJY-AF-19 chromosome 9, ASM1485885v1, whole genome shotgun sequence harbors:
- the FRMPD3 gene encoding FERM and PDZ domain-containing protein 3 — encoded protein: MWKGAMECGQLTPQSVRKVNIFRNPGVGFGFVAGSARPVVVRSVISGGPSENKLLSGDQILAINDEDVSEASRERFIELVRNAKDSITLTVLHPHQSPKSAFISAAKKEKLRSNPGRVRFSELVTVGDTNPDMLKMKDTPPLLLIPNVLKVFLENGQIKSFTFDGRTTVKDVMVTLQDRLSLCHRDHFSLVLEYTASDQNQKYLLLQDKQPLAHVVHRTHYQGMKCLFRISFFPKDPADILHSDPAAFEYLYIQSRNDVIRERLGAELKPEILLGLSALHIYISVSSSRPGHKISLRGVEKEWGLEPFLPPSLLHVYKEKPLRKALAQHLKIHQNQLSGSKMSIIQAKLRYLRILNELPTFAGVLFNTVGMDEKTPATTLLVGPRHGISHVIDLKTNLTTVLFEFSQVTKVQLFRESQGVARVETSVTDTKALILLMDWPEATSFACLVAGYYRLMVDPKKGIFYRTTGHLPPPQIIKADRISMPEVPGMPTSAKAAPPSSSSVDFSFSKCTAPAPYAPSENQEPISLCYLNLQDKERRDVNQNLVTEEARPRTKSDPTPKGLSSQHGAGGNKDSPEVSRSRSFTMDTEVKLESAQIYCDSCKAKIKSNFGGGDKDVKCKNPCGYSACRDNMVDLISLPPPEHLQNKEEEEGEHEKEGESGEREIGETATLLSSEAPPPPGFGDNSSDEEETNRINVKGQDKGREQKKDSVMPVCGYEELPVTLIDSVQTRTVKDHAKELDDALVSTLQALEALAASEDFPNTTPQPTAGLIVLAAITPESSMDSGHETNSSELTDGSEMVTAIKPHHNTAYFLAHHLNKESLLSRKDLPFKIQTCAAQAVLSSPYSLARLDTSPLLKPAILQQHFTGADQQQNLTDAISNTLFNFHSEVSTPTSPEKFRDDTCLMTPISSTKIPQNVSKYNSDPSSAIIQSSSEGTSSSPAEKSHKNSSMFQKDRDIEEGSLCDCQLSQAEPSSVTLGEPSSGGHDVLHNSPTDDERLHAKACSVKTPEEQLQSQKIIEKNEITKSYVENIVSPKLGKRKQEPTEKTLKTEQIPSVSNSFVHARDNTKITTKSDTDIATPLRIPEKVPTPIQLEDCDAPAKPRARAPFKLRKLFSATFPTRMRRETDERQAQLLKVKQYEMEFLEELLKPQGKVNAQHHDVPGSLVPGRCPCQVRSSPLQKVPGMSREQRRSCDCKRIIRGIRAPPNPFLEPELRSRSRVSGSGLTGIRLVRSSSLESHKTEKMSPGINTSAADSESNMHYTKLPQMSNRTDGNKKEAPYNPHPTKSQKKDSDSSILKSKLLDTSGSREEPKTPVILPRQGDTISVQTKLPGEEGSITEEKCCSFRHCFNCRRCLSADENNDKDELSYSIPMQILPGMHINSDNTPVVSQTLQVLDATACSGPEDIQTQEIDLRTATFEGSLAKVNALRGRSYSLPDGFISVQLDTSELLTVLRQCLVSTETAAPKLNSVHLGKHKQELTLRFKEFRASCRRMAGVDKNPEHMLIAVTSSFQVLCGLIETFVKLIFVIQSDSQRQELLSKVEEVVRNYTFLLRAAEESSARTIGHSHTVVGQLAKQSATVATAVSTFSRSLKTLMNK